In one window of Kitasatospora sp. MMS16-BH015 DNA:
- a CDS encoding DUF4190 domain-containing protein: protein MKSHLTARQTAEDADQMAVASFVLGLLGLLVFNLVLGPCALVLGALALARRTERRGRALLGLALGTADLAILAATVLAGHHTIWQLGA, encoded by the coding sequence ATGAAGAGCCACCTGACTGCCCGCCAGACCGCCGAGGACGCCGACCAGATGGCCGTCGCCTCCTTCGTGCTCGGCCTGCTCGGCCTGCTCGTCTTCAACCTGGTGCTCGGCCCCTGCGCGCTCGTCCTGGGCGCCCTCGCGCTGGCCCGCCGCACCGAGCGCCGCGGCCGCGCCCTGCTCGGCCTGGCCCTCGGCACCGCCGACCTCGCCATCCTCGCCGCCACCGTGCTGGCCGGCCACCACACCATCTGGCAGCTCGGCGCCTGA
- the gcl gene encoding glyoxylate carboligase, giving the protein MPRMTAARAAVEILKLEGVEVAFGVPGAAINPFYAALKASGEIRHTLARHVEGASHMAEGYTRAKAGNIGVCIGTSGPAGTDMITGLYSAIADSIPILCITGQAPVAKLHKEDFQAVDIASIAKPVTKAATTVLEAAQVPGVFQQAFHLMRSGRPGPVLIDLPIDVQLTEIEFDPETYQALPVYKPAASRAQIEKAIALLQESERPLIVAGGGIINADAPELLVEFAELTGVPVIPTLMGWGIIADDHELNAGMVGLQTSHRYGNANFLESDFVLGIGNRWANRHTGSLEVYTAGRKFVHVDVEPTQLGKIFAPDFGIASDAKAALELFVEVARELKAAGQLKDRSAWAASTQERKAQLQRKTHFDNVPMKPQRVYEEMNKAFGPETRYVTTIGLSQIAGAQMLHVYKPRHWINCGQAGPLGWTIPAALGVATADPETPVVALSGDYDFQFMIEELAVGAQHKIPYVHVLVNNAYLGLIRQAQRNFEIDFQVKLEFENLNSPELGVYGVDHVKVAEGLGCKAIRVTEPDALLPALEEAKKLAAEYRVPVVVEAILERVTNISMGGAGIDAIGEWEELATSPADAPTAIRPLAV; this is encoded by the coding sequence ATGCCTCGTATGACAGCCGCCCGCGCGGCAGTTGAGATCCTCAAGCTCGAAGGCGTTGAGGTCGCGTTCGGCGTGCCCGGCGCTGCCATCAACCCGTTCTACGCGGCGCTCAAGGCGTCCGGGGAGATCCGCCACACGCTGGCCCGCCACGTCGAGGGCGCCTCCCACATGGCCGAGGGCTACACCCGCGCCAAGGCCGGCAACATCGGCGTCTGCATCGGCACCTCCGGCCCCGCCGGCACCGACATGATCACCGGTCTCTACTCGGCCATCGCCGACTCGATCCCGATCCTCTGCATCACGGGCCAGGCGCCGGTCGCCAAGCTCCACAAGGAGGACTTCCAGGCCGTCGACATCGCCTCGATCGCCAAGCCGGTCACCAAGGCCGCCACCACCGTCCTGGAGGCCGCGCAGGTCCCCGGCGTCTTCCAGCAGGCCTTCCACCTGATGCGCTCCGGCCGTCCGGGCCCGGTGCTGATCGACCTGCCGATCGACGTCCAGCTGACCGAGATCGAGTTCGACCCGGAGACCTACCAGGCGCTGCCGGTCTACAAGCCGGCCGCGAGCCGTGCCCAGATCGAGAAGGCGATCGCGCTGCTGCAGGAGTCGGAGCGCCCCCTGATCGTCGCCGGCGGCGGCATCATCAACGCCGACGCCCCCGAGCTGCTGGTCGAGTTCGCCGAGCTGACCGGTGTGCCCGTCATCCCGACCCTGATGGGCTGGGGCATCATCGCGGACGACCACGAGCTCAACGCCGGCATGGTCGGCCTCCAGACCTCGCACCGCTACGGCAACGCGAACTTCCTGGAGTCGGACTTCGTGCTCGGCATCGGCAACCGGTGGGCCAACCGCCACACCGGCAGCCTGGAGGTCTACACCGCGGGCCGCAAGTTCGTCCACGTGGACGTCGAGCCGACCCAGCTCGGCAAGATCTTCGCCCCGGACTTCGGCATCGCCTCGGACGCCAAGGCCGCGCTGGAGCTCTTCGTTGAGGTCGCCCGCGAGCTCAAGGCCGCCGGGCAGCTGAAGGACCGTTCCGCCTGGGCCGCCTCCACCCAGGAGCGCAAGGCGCAGCTGCAGCGCAAGACCCACTTCGACAACGTGCCGATGAAGCCGCAGCGCGTCTATGAGGAGATGAACAAGGCCTTCGGTCCGGAGACCCGCTACGTCACCACCATCGGTCTCTCGCAGATCGCCGGTGCGCAGATGCTGCACGTCTACAAGCCGCGCCACTGGATCAACTGCGGCCAGGCCGGCCCGCTTGGCTGGACCATCCCGGCCGCGCTGGGCGTCGCCACCGCCGACCCCGAGACCCCGGTGGTCGCGCTCTCCGGCGACTACGACTTCCAGTTCATGATCGAGGAGCTGGCCGTCGGCGCCCAGCACAAGATCCCGTACGTCCACGTGCTGGTGAACAACGCCTATCTGGGCCTGATCCGCCAGGCGCAGCGCAACTTCGAGATCGACTTCCAGGTCAAGCTGGAGTTCGAGAACCTCAACTCGCCCGAGCTGGGCGTCTACGGCGTCGACCACGTCAAGGTGGCCGAGGGCCTGGGCTGCAAGGCGATCCGGGTCACCGAGCCGGACGCGCTGCTGCCCGCGCTGGAGGAGGCCAAAAAGCTGGCTGCCGAGTACCGGGTGCCGGTCGTGGTCGAGGCGATCCTTGAGCGGGTCACCAACATCTCGATGGGCGGTGCCGGCATCGACGCGATCGGCGAGTGGGAGGAGCTGGCGACTTCGCCCGCCGACGCGCCCACCGCGATCCGTCCGCTGGCGGTCTGA
- a CDS encoding undecaprenyl-diphosphate phosphatase, with protein MSVLTYTEAIGVGLLQGVTELFPVSSLGHSILVPALLGGHWKQDLDVSAESSPYLNVLIGLHLATALALVVYFRRDWVRVVRGFVSSARERRIETVDQKLAWLLVVGTVPVGVAGLALDHLFRSALGKPIPAAIFLTLNGLVLYVTERLRRGGTGRRRAGLAPAPGEEHLSHEELSDRRLAKLTFGEAAKIGTAEILALLPGISRSGVTISAGIFRGLSHEDAARFSFMLATPVIAAAALLKVPALLGSAGDGIRGQVLAGSVAAFVAGYVAVKFLTKYFETKTLTPFAIYCTLAGLGSLAYLTLT; from the coding sequence ATGTCCGTCCTGACCTACACCGAAGCGATCGGCGTCGGCCTGCTCCAGGGAGTCACCGAACTCTTCCCCGTCTCCAGCCTCGGGCACAGCATCCTGGTGCCGGCGCTGCTGGGCGGGCACTGGAAGCAGGACCTCGACGTCTCGGCCGAAAGCTCGCCGTACCTGAACGTGCTGATCGGGCTGCACCTGGCCACCGCGCTCGCGCTGGTGGTCTACTTCCGCCGGGACTGGGTGCGGGTGGTCAGGGGCTTCGTCAGCTCGGCGCGGGAGCGCCGAATAGAGACGGTGGACCAGAAGCTCGCCTGGCTGCTGGTGGTCGGCACCGTGCCGGTCGGCGTCGCCGGGCTCGCGCTCGACCATCTCTTCCGCTCGGCGCTCGGCAAGCCGATCCCGGCGGCGATCTTCCTGACCCTGAACGGACTGGTGCTGTACGTCACGGAGCGGCTGCGGCGCGGCGGCACCGGGCGGCGGCGGGCCGGGCTCGCGCCGGCGCCGGGCGAGGAGCACCTGAGCCACGAGGAGCTGTCGGACCGGCGGCTCGCCAAGCTCACCTTCGGTGAGGCGGCCAAGATCGGTACGGCGGAGATCCTGGCGCTGCTGCCGGGGATCAGCCGCTCGGGCGTGACCATCTCGGCGGGCATCTTCCGGGGGCTCTCGCACGAGGACGCGGCCCGGTTCTCCTTCATGCTCGCCACGCCGGTGATCGCGGCGGCGGCGCTGCTCAAGGTGCCGGCGTTGCTGGGGTCGGCGGGGGACGGTATCCGGGGGCAGGTGCTGGCGGGGAGCGTGGCGGCCTTCGTGGCGGGGTACGTGGCGGTGAAGTTCCTGACCAAGTACTTCGAGACCAAGACGCTGACGCCGTTCGCGATCTACTGCACCCTCGCGGGGCTGGGCAGCCTGGCGTACTTGACCCTGACGTAA
- a CDS encoding FtsW/RodA/SpoVE family cell cycle protein, with product MRGSQRSEGRRRSGQHRNIELALVLFAVAISLGGWIVTEETMNGHLPGGLARYGGALAALAVATHLAIRRFARYADPLILPIAVLLSGFGLVLLHRLDISYAAVHAAKGDYQKLPTAPSQIMWIFIAGAAAITLIVAVKHHRFFQRYVYVLMVGALVLLAAPAFFPSDSFGAKRWIKLGGLSFEPDEFVKLAITVFFAGYLMASRDALALVGRKVWGLSLPRGRNAGPVLAIWVISLLVLVFERDLGTSLIFFGVFIVMLYVATERTSWVVFGLLMAVGGAAVVGSIEPHVHGRVEAWLHPLDIYLPVHDKALVSDQPAQALFSLGTGHLMGTGLGLGRPWLIGFAGRSDFIFTTIGEELGLAGVTAVLLLYTLLIQRGLRTAVALTDPFGKLLATGLAGAVALQVFVVVGGVTGLIPLTGKALPFLAAGGSSLVANWLLTALLIKLSDAAGRTALEPAPDESPILPSPATGPAPTPRLAV from the coding sequence ATGCGCGGAAGCCAGCGCTCCGAGGGGCGTCGCCGCTCCGGTCAGCACCGCAACATCGAACTCGCCCTGGTGCTGTTCGCCGTGGCGATCTCGCTCGGCGGTTGGATCGTCACCGAAGAGACCATGAACGGTCACCTCCCCGGCGGCCTCGCGCGCTACGGCGGTGCGCTCGCCGCGCTCGCCGTGGCCACCCACCTGGCGATCCGCCGGTTCGCCCGCTACGCGGACCCGCTGATCCTGCCGATCGCCGTCCTGCTCAGCGGCTTCGGCCTGGTACTGCTGCACCGGCTCGACATCAGCTACGCCGCCGTGCACGCGGCCAAGGGCGACTACCAGAAGCTGCCCACCGCGCCGTCCCAGATCATGTGGATCTTCATCGCGGGGGCGGCCGCCATCACGCTGATCGTCGCGGTCAAGCACCACCGCTTCTTCCAGCGCTACGTCTACGTGCTGATGGTCGGCGCGCTCGTGCTGCTCGCCGCCCCCGCCTTCTTCCCCAGCGACAGCTTCGGCGCCAAGCGCTGGATCAAGCTGGGCGGGCTCTCCTTCGAGCCGGACGAGTTCGTCAAGCTCGCCATCACCGTCTTCTTCGCCGGCTACCTGATGGCCAGCCGGGACGCGCTCGCCCTGGTCGGCCGCAAGGTCTGGGGCCTGAGCCTGCCGCGCGGGCGCAACGCCGGCCCGGTGCTAGCGATCTGGGTGATCAGCCTCCTGGTGCTCGTCTTCGAGCGCGACCTCGGCACCTCGCTGATCTTCTTCGGCGTCTTCATCGTGATGCTCTACGTGGCCACCGAGCGCACCAGTTGGGTGGTCTTCGGTCTGCTGATGGCCGTCGGCGGCGCGGCGGTGGTCGGCTCGATCGAGCCGCACGTGCACGGCCGCGTCGAGGCCTGGCTGCACCCGCTGGACATCTACCTCCCCGTGCACGACAAGGCCCTGGTCTCCGACCAGCCCGCCCAGGCCCTGTTCAGCCTCGGCACCGGCCACCTGATGGGCACCGGTCTCGGCCTCGGCCGCCCCTGGCTGATCGGCTTCGCCGGGCGCAGCGACTTCATCTTCACCACCATCGGCGAGGAGTTGGGCCTGGCCGGGGTCACCGCCGTGCTGCTGCTCTACACCCTGCTGATCCAGCGCGGCCTGCGCACCGCCGTCGCCCTCACCGACCCCTTCGGCAAGCTGCTCGCCACCGGCCTGGCCGGCGCCGTGGCGCTCCAGGTCTTCGTGGTGGTCGGCGGCGTCACCGGCCTGATCCCGCTCACCGGCAAGGCGCTCCCGTTCCTGGCCGCCGGTGGCTCCTCACTGGTCGCCAACTGGCTGCTGACCGCCCTGCTGATCAAACTCAGCGACGCGGCCGGCCGCACCGCCCTCGAACCGGCCCCCGACGAGTCCCCGATCCTCCCGTCCCCGGCGACCGGCCCCGCCCCCACCCCGCGCCTGGCCGTCTGA
- a CDS encoding PhzF family phenazine biosynthesis protein produces the protein MIEHEVLRVFVGPDGAGGNPLGVVYDGAAVPGETARQELANRLGYSETVFVDDPDRGVVDIYTPGVRLLFAGHPLIGTAWLLRERGHRPDTLRPPAGPVPTWTADGRTWLRADPAWATGRRTEQYASPAEVDALPAPPPGEGWLYAWAWADETAGRVRTRGFPRRPDGVITEDEATGAAAIALTAELRRGLDLRQGAASQLLTRYEDSGLVALGGLVTRV, from the coding sequence ATGATCGAACACGAGGTACTCCGGGTCTTCGTCGGCCCGGACGGCGCGGGCGGCAACCCGCTGGGCGTGGTCTACGACGGCGCGGCCGTCCCCGGCGAGACCGCCCGCCAGGAGTTGGCCAACCGGCTCGGCTACAGCGAGACGGTCTTCGTCGACGACCCGGACCGGGGCGTGGTGGACATCTACACCCCGGGCGTCCGGCTGCTCTTCGCGGGCCACCCGCTGATCGGCACCGCCTGGCTGCTCCGCGAACGCGGCCACCGCCCCGACACCCTCCGGCCCCCGGCCGGCCCGGTGCCGACCTGGACGGCGGACGGCCGCACCTGGCTGCGGGCCGACCCGGCCTGGGCCACCGGCCGCCGCACCGAGCAGTACGCCTCCCCGGCCGAGGTGGACGCCCTGCCCGCCCCGCCGCCCGGCGAGGGCTGGCTGTACGCCTGGGCCTGGGCCGACGAGACCGCCGGCCGGGTCCGCACCCGTGGCTTCCCGCGCCGCCCGGACGGCGTCATCACCGAGGACGAGGCCACCGGCGCCGCCGCCATCGCCCTCACTGCCGAACTCCGCCGCGGCCTCGACCTCCGCCAGGGCGCGGCCTCCCAACTCCTCACCCGCTACGAGGACTCCGGCCTGGTCGCCCTCGGCGGCCTGGTCACGCGCGTCTGA
- a CDS encoding GNAT family N-acetyltransferase, whose protein sequence is MAGTDVVVRERGVGDLDACLRALRSVQETDGYPVVWPRDPLGWLTPAGVVGGWVAELDGVVVGQVLLGPAGEGLAADAGLPAAELVSVVRLFVGVAARGRGVARLLLARATEEAARLGRRPVLEVETRAEAAIALYERAGWKLVGTRVADWRRQDGSAAHVHTYLGPVAAD, encoded by the coding sequence GTGGCTGGCACGGACGTGGTGGTGCGGGAGCGGGGCGTCGGGGATCTGGACGCGTGTCTGCGGGCCTTGCGGTCGGTGCAGGAGACGGACGGGTATCCGGTGGTGTGGCCCCGGGATCCGTTGGGGTGGTTGACGCCGGCCGGGGTGGTCGGGGGGTGGGTGGCCGAGCTGGACGGGGTGGTGGTGGGTCAGGTGCTGCTCGGTCCGGCGGGGGAGGGGCTGGCGGCGGACGCGGGGCTGCCGGCGGCGGAGTTGGTGTCGGTGGTGCGGCTGTTCGTGGGGGTGGCGGCGCGGGGTCGCGGGGTGGCCCGGCTGCTGCTGGCGCGGGCCACCGAGGAGGCGGCGCGGCTCGGCCGGCGGCCGGTGCTGGAGGTGGAGACCCGGGCCGAGGCGGCCATCGCGCTGTACGAGCGGGCCGGGTGGAAGCTGGTGGGCACCAGGGTGGCCGACTGGCGGCGGCAGGACGGGAGCGCGGCGCACGTGCACACGTACCTGGGCCCGGTGGCGGCGGACTGA
- a CDS encoding alkene reductase, translating into MKTLFEGVAVGGLELANRMVMAPMIRGRADDDGVPGEAVATYYGQRASAGLIVTEGTYPSAIGRAYRYMAGLHSQAQVAAWREVTGAVHAAGGRIFVQLMHGGRISHPELHGGESPVAPSAVGAARAVLDYEGRRDFPTPRALTTAEVAGTVGEFVAAARNAVRAGFDGVEVHGANGYLLHQFLAENTNRRTDAYGGSVTRRIRLVVEVVEAVAAAIGPHRVGLRVSPGSVFNDIAEGDSTALYGELLAALAPLGLAYLHTMENGGRPLTRLLRARWLGPLIVSPRAGQLVHPQTGALSLPVARQNADEVLTEDLADLVAFGRAFLANPDLPHRLATGAPLNPLDPTTYYPGGHRGYTDYPFLAQPAGLR; encoded by the coding sequence TTGAAGACGCTGTTCGAGGGTGTGGCGGTGGGCGGGCTGGAGCTGGCCAACCGGATGGTGATGGCGCCGATGATCCGGGGGCGGGCCGATGACGACGGGGTGCCGGGGGAGGCGGTGGCCACGTACTACGGGCAGCGGGCCTCGGCGGGGCTGATCGTCACCGAGGGGACGTACCCGAGTGCGATCGGGCGGGCGTACCGGTACATGGCCGGGCTGCACTCGCAGGCGCAGGTCGCCGCCTGGCGCGAGGTGACCGGGGCGGTGCACGCGGCGGGCGGGCGGATCTTCGTCCAGCTGATGCACGGCGGGCGGATCAGCCATCCGGAGCTGCACGGCGGGGAGTCGCCGGTGGCGCCCTCGGCGGTGGGGGCGGCGCGGGCCGTGCTCGACTACGAGGGGCGGCGGGACTTCCCGACCCCTCGGGCCCTGACGACGGCGGAAGTGGCCGGGACGGTCGGGGAGTTCGTGGCTGCCGCGCGGAACGCCGTGCGGGCGGGCTTCGACGGGGTGGAGGTGCACGGCGCCAACGGCTACCTGCTGCACCAGTTCCTGGCCGAGAACACCAACCGGCGCACCGACGCCTACGGCGGCTCGGTGACCCGCCGGATCCGGCTGGTGGTCGAGGTGGTGGAGGCGGTGGCCGCCGCGATCGGGCCGCACCGGGTCGGCCTGCGGGTCTCACCCGGCAGCGTCTTCAACGACATCGCCGAGGGCGACTCGACCGCCCTGTACGGAGAACTGCTCGCCGCCCTGGCCCCGTTGGGCCTGGCCTACCTGCACACCATGGAGAACGGCGGCCGCCCGCTCACCCGGCTGCTCCGCGCCCGATGGCTCGGCCCGCTGATCGTCAGCCCCCGGGCCGGCCAGCTCGTCCACCCGCAGACCGGTGCCCTCTCCCTCCCGGTCGCCCGCCAGAACGCCGACGAGGTCCTCACCGAAGACCTCGCCGACCTGGTCGCCTTCGGCCGCGCCTTCCTCGCCAACCCGGACCTCCCCCACCGCCTCGCCACCGGCGCCCCGCTCAACCCCCTTGACCCCACCACCTACTACCCGGGCGGTCACCGCGGCTACACGGACTACCCGTTCCTGGCACAGCCGGCCGGGCTCCGGTAG
- a CDS encoding zinc ribbon domain-containing protein has translation MPRYDFRCRSCGATFELRRTMAQANDPAVCPQGHEDTVKLLSTVAVTGAAGAAAAPQAPSGGGGCCGGGCCG, from the coding sequence ATGCCTCGCTACGACTTCCGCTGCCGCTCCTGCGGTGCGACCTTCGAACTCCGCCGCACCATGGCCCAGGCCAACGACCCGGCCGTCTGCCCCCAGGGGCACGAAGACACCGTCAAGCTGCTCTCCACCGTCGCCGTGACCGGCGCGGCCGGTGCCGCGGCGGCCCCGCAGGCCCCGTCCGGCGGTGGCGGCTGCTGCGGAGGCGGCTGCTGCGGCTGA
- a CDS encoding HAD family hydrolase: MIYSNRALALDVPDRLAPRLLSVEVHDGKALSFMTERAAALLAELAGEVLFVPATTRTKAQYERVNLPGPTPGWLPKYAICANGGHLLVDGVADEDWRAEVRTRLAEGSAPLAEVVEHLALAADPEWTHKRRVADQLFAYLVVERAELPEGWVAELTDWCGQRGWNVSLQGRKVYAVPDPLSKSSALAEVERRTGAATVLAAGDSLLDTDLLLAADHAWRPAHGELADTGWTAPAVTALSQAGVAAGEEILRQMLARVRAAAPAARPTGAGLDDVRA; this comes from the coding sequence ATGATCTACTCCAACCGGGCGCTGGCCCTGGACGTGCCCGACCGGCTCGCGCCCCGGCTGCTCTCGGTGGAGGTGCACGACGGCAAGGCGCTCTCCTTCATGACCGAGCGGGCCGCCGCACTGCTGGCCGAACTGGCCGGGGAGGTGCTGTTCGTCCCGGCCACCACCCGCACCAAGGCGCAGTACGAGCGGGTCAACCTGCCCGGCCCGACGCCCGGTTGGCTGCCGAAGTACGCGATCTGCGCCAACGGCGGCCACCTGCTGGTGGACGGCGTGGCGGACGAGGACTGGCGGGCCGAGGTCCGCACCCGGCTGGCCGAGGGCAGCGCACCGCTGGCCGAGGTGGTCGAGCACCTGGCGCTGGCCGCCGACCCGGAGTGGACCCACAAGCGGCGGGTGGCCGACCAGCTCTTCGCCTACCTGGTGGTGGAGCGGGCCGAGCTGCCCGAGGGGTGGGTGGCCGAGCTGACCGACTGGTGCGGGCAGCGCGGCTGGAACGTTTCGCTCCAGGGCCGCAAGGTCTACGCCGTGCCCGACCCGCTCAGCAAGAGCTCCGCCCTCGCCGAGGTGGAGCGCCGCACCGGCGCCGCCACCGTGCTGGCGGCCGGCGACTCCCTGCTCGACACCGACCTGCTGCTCGCCGCCGACCACGCCTGGCGCCCCGCCCACGGCGAGCTCGCCGACACCGGCTGGACGGCCCCCGCCGTCACGGCCCTCTCCCAGGCGGGCGTGGCGGCGGGGGAGGAGATCCTGCGGCAGATGCTGGCCCGCGTCCGCGCCGCCGCGCCCGCGGCCAGGCCCACCGGGGCGGGCCTGGACGACGTGCGGGCCTGA
- a CDS encoding HpcH/HpaI aldolase/citrate lyase family protein, producing the protein MRHFGHLADDVRARLFLEQPAAFDRHSEPALLSTALGATLYSPATRLTLRSDIQKQAARGVVSMVLCLEDAIADHQVAEAESNLVAQLRLADTGPTPAAPPLLFVRVRHAEQIPDLVRRLGPAAGLLTGFVVPKFTEESGAPFLEALAEAELRSGHRLFVMPVLESPELAHLESRRDQLFGIARLLEKYRERVLAVRLGVTDLCSAYGLRRSPDLTAYDVALVAGVIGDVVNVLGRADGTGYTVTGPVWEYFPVQERMFKPQLRRTPFAEAGPPADSVRQRIIEHDLDGLIREIELDRANGLLGKTCIHPSHVSAVHALSVVTHEEYSDARDILQQDGGGVLRSAYTNKMNEAKPHRAWAERVVLRARAFGVAREEVSFVDLLEACLGAEFGGRTQR; encoded by the coding sequence TTGCGCCATTTCGGCCACCTCGCCGACGACGTCCGCGCCCGGCTCTTCCTCGAACAGCCTGCGGCCTTCGACCGGCACAGTGAGCCCGCCCTGCTCTCCACCGCGCTCGGGGCCACCCTCTACAGCCCGGCCACCCGGTTGACCCTGCGCTCGGACATCCAGAAGCAGGCCGCGCGCGGGGTGGTCTCCATGGTGCTCTGCCTGGAGGACGCGATAGCCGACCACCAGGTGGCCGAGGCCGAGTCCAACCTGGTCGCCCAACTCCGGCTCGCCGACACCGGGCCCACCCCCGCCGCGCCGCCGCTGCTCTTCGTCCGGGTCCGGCACGCCGAGCAGATCCCCGACCTGGTCCGCCGGCTCGGCCCGGCCGCCGGGCTGCTCACCGGCTTCGTGGTGCCGAAGTTCACCGAGGAGAGCGGCGCCCCCTTCCTGGAGGCCCTGGCCGAGGCCGAACTCCGCTCCGGCCACCGGCTCTTCGTGATGCCGGTGCTGGAATCCCCGGAGCTGGCGCACCTGGAGAGCCGCCGCGACCAACTCTTCGGCATCGCCCGCCTGTTGGAGAAGTACCGGGAGCGGGTGCTGGCCGTGCGGCTCGGGGTGACCGACCTGTGCTCCGCGTACGGGCTGCGCCGCTCGCCCGATCTGACCGCCTACGACGTGGCGCTGGTGGCCGGGGTGATCGGCGACGTGGTCAACGTGCTCGGCCGGGCCGACGGCACCGGCTACACCGTGACCGGCCCGGTCTGGGAGTACTTCCCGGTGCAGGAGCGGATGTTCAAGCCCCAGCTGCGCCGCACCCCGTTCGCCGAGGCCGGGCCGCCGGCCGATTCGGTGCGGCAGCGGATCATCGAACACGACCTGGACGGCCTGATCCGGGAGATCGAACTCGACCGCGCCAACGGCCTGTTGGGCAAGACCTGCATCCACCCCAGCCACGTCTCGGCGGTGCACGCGCTCTCCGTGGTGACTCACGAGGAGTACTCCGACGCCCGCGACATCCTTCAGCAGGACGGCGGCGGGGTGCTCCGCTCGGCGTACACCAACAAGATGAACGAGGCCAAGCCGCACCGGGCCTGGGCCGAGCGGGTGGTGCTGCGGGCCCGGGCCTTCGGGGTGGCCCGCGAGGAGGTCAGCTTCGTGGACCTGTTGGAGGCCTGCCTCGGGGCCGAGTTCGGCGGAAGGACGCAGCGGTGA
- a CDS encoding TerD family protein, whose translation MTHVMAKGANISLTAAAVRAALCWQTGPGTPEVDASALLLGADGKVRSDADFVFYNQPDHPTGLVRHRPGQEAVGRGAAGEAACDVVEVDLDRLPAEVDRVVLAASAEGGAFPAVTGLRLLLHESGAAPGAPALAEFAVTDAGEVTALVAAELYRRDGGWKLRAVGQGYASGLSGLATDFGIAVDDEEAGCPAAPQDGAHHDAPDHASQDEPAPTPVDEPTPVDEPTPVDEEPESYALAAPRPVPAPTLLAPTATPPTLPVAPPPPPTYAPHQPTYGYPPQLPQPQQPQPAYGYPQPTYGHQPGYGYPPQPPHQPTQQPAYQPTVVLPPQGPQFQQQR comes from the coding sequence ATGACGCACGTGATGGCCAAAGGCGCCAATATCTCGCTGACGGCCGCCGCCGTGCGCGCCGCACTCTGCTGGCAGACCGGGCCGGGCACGCCGGAGGTGGACGCCTCCGCGCTGCTGCTCGGTGCGGACGGCAAGGTCCGTTCGGACGCCGACTTCGTCTTCTACAACCAGCCGGACCACCCCACCGGCCTGGTCCGCCACCGGCCGGGCCAGGAAGCCGTGGGCCGGGGGGCCGCGGGCGAGGCGGCCTGCGACGTGGTCGAGGTGGACCTCGACCGGCTGCCCGCCGAGGTGGACCGGGTGGTGCTCGCCGCCTCCGCCGAGGGCGGCGCCTTCCCCGCCGTGACGGGCCTGCGCCTGCTGCTGCACGAGTCCGGCGCGGCGCCCGGCGCCCCCGCGCTCGCGGAGTTCGCCGTGACGGACGCGGGCGAGGTCACCGCCCTGGTCGCCGCCGAGCTCTACCGCCGGGACGGCGGCTGGAAGTTGCGCGCCGTGGGCCAGGGCTACGCGAGCGGGCTCAGCGGCCTGGCCACCGACTTCGGCATCGCCGTGGACGACGAGGAGGCCGGCTGCCCGGCCGCGCCCCAGGACGGGGCGCACCACGACGCTCCTGACCACGCGTCCCAGGACGAGCCCGCGCCGACCCCGGTGGACGAGCCCACCCCGGTGGACGAGCCGACCCCGGTGGACGAGGAGCCCGAGAGCTACGCCCTGGCCGCCCCCCGGCCCGTACCGGCCCCCACCCTGCTCGCCCCGACCGCGACCCCGCCGACCCTCCCGGTCGCACCGCCCCCGCCGCCCACCTACGCCCCGCACCAGCCCACCTACGGCTACCCGCCCCAGCTGCCGCAGCCCCAGCAGCCCCAGCCCGCGTACGGGTACCCCCAGCCCACCTACGGCCACCAGCCGGGCTACGGCTACCCGCCCCAACCGCCGCACCAGCCGACCCAGCAGCCGGCCTACCAGCCCACGGTGGTCCTGCCGCCCCAGGGGCCGCAGTTCCAGCAGCAGCGCTGA